A single genomic interval of Amycolatopsis albispora harbors:
- a CDS encoding YciI family protein codes for MRYLLMIGGEEGSEAEKLEGCGGWTERMERRGVLRSGVALRPPDEAVTVRVRGDEVLRSDGPFAETKEQIGGFCVIECADLDEAVEIAADHPVAELGLIEIRPLVDS; via the coding sequence ATGCGCTACCTGCTGATGATCGGCGGCGAAGAGGGTTCCGAGGCGGAGAAGCTCGAGGGCTGCGGTGGCTGGACCGAGCGGATGGAGCGCCGGGGTGTGCTCCGCTCGGGTGTCGCGCTGCGACCGCCGGACGAGGCGGTGACCGTGCGTGTGCGCGGTGACGAGGTGCTGCGCTCGGACGGGCCGTTCGCCGAGACCAAGGAGCAGATCGGCGGGTTCTGCGTGATCGAGTGCGCCGACCTCGACGAAGCGGTGGAGATCGCCGCCGACCACCCGGTGGCGGAGCTGGGCCTGATCGAGATCAGGCCGCTCGTGGATTCATAA